A window of Leptotrichia wadei contains these coding sequences:
- a CDS encoding autotransporter-associated N-terminal domain-containing protein yields the protein MSNNLRQIARDLRSFVKRCKDVHYSDSLLISFLITGLLTIAPKLHADVADVASEQQEVTAQTYDAITDLRQSFMRARKENEKSLKGAQSELVQLLRQGDQVIKSPWSSFQFGTGYMNNDWGTTYRGRGGKFLEYYKRDNDLTKYVFDPTKHLYGATNLNIPRNKEPNSLTINPANIHEPYKPYVPERLDNINGPTAPSFRPDIKISNPVSTRVETYNFSESRNPTVVSAQGASKTSWGNFGVVTNTTGAPLEPDYTFSSTNYKSYNGWDGNTASDGYERNHINAPNETATITNIGGSGWGAMASMWNGRDFSTSTDLNNVRNTNWSWWYNPTTSWSSSVQYENLNGTSTSSITPGANNTLPYYTPGNYWNSNPYVDNQNVGYDYIYARSVSTWTYPGWWNWSNESATKTNAYNYYIDPAHQGESIYGTGNSYTSYYNAATLSGTRYVISGVTGNYATKADAAAAAVSQLIDAQHNSYWTARYNAWNNFGSSYSGTGAYRETLIYAPSNMNVNYTNAYIGNNHPGGSFMFVGPLSGGSGAVAANMEATRVHLYNGTSTKNNAAYVISTSGGTDRTLKLSNGSYIYGDGSGNNIGFNIQARDWNPTSSAVNIFSNADMSFYGNNNSVYKVNSHLGKLNISNGDAAPTAATFGHDNVAWDNGAFNTGVVRVNGNNNIVYDGLAPVEDSGGSKLYLSDVQVGGDNNIMVALQQQGYFGGEIKLQGAMGGGVMPATRNNVAVYANTAQGSVPYSAYAINSTGQPAGDMSKAVDIKVLNVGMGANTSNSTLVYADNATQVNVLAGDANNNNIISDGAEWRLPDGVTTTNALNRGYDVKRGAVSTNGVIGYATGGFTGIGKNTAVDTTASSTINFKAPVDMVSLNGVAYYTQDGGIITQIKDTRAAGYKSIIALADGVAQGKNRFSASTVKIKGNITAADNIMYVDQNAYNGAGTLVANGYQNIGGAAINGGYVLIEGATTNGGSTIETGTGANAASPGKSLIYGMGAYAKGTGSTVIYANGDNNTTTAAVSVVSGDRGALWAEDNGAIEFNGEITHQNNVGLGKVINTKNGTTDEPRFGRGIITNDSVGDRTNDHDSISPFYVKRNLNANTLGSNSNDTAHITFNKDTTIYMYDGILLNGNIYGSTYNNDKGYAISDYHKDVTSASDQWKAAKYRGMSKVTTEIKSDNVVIGVVNQAKDEIVWTSTKAGGTGVPGTPSTNFLSGIGAYAGNMVIKNTDNHKIDTTLINGSLKIDNDVNIEDIQETKPTGVTDPKNDTFNHIKMESEIVTNNKKVSGDAANRALTGADNKTNYQVRNVGFALANSLSRWDNPNNQNPTWIKTSKDQSKFVNLKEVDIWGGRKEGTEAKPVITGLLVNFGTIQNGDGTNKGYIRVDHGNAIVGTDGSVLQNMKGSEITVTGQYKKPTSNAPTRGTNGNRGDDTDYAGENYGIVGISDTYEVRYNYSDLINHSGTDNSVKIEHEDAKIFVEGDQATGIYAENRGNAAKDNIIINYKNGTAGTNGIDVRNSNVTNADARGIGIALVNNVKDYVSKLNAGGTINLTGASDGAFTFGNKATNTGLGSLTLQMGKNDILTGKNGIGIYAEAAKINLSSDKFTVETQDNGVGLWGVDDTNVAEGANHQKTFQYNYSGASNKNGFAMAFTGKKSGVTNASNDLDIKFTNVKDTNVNLAYELTESKAATPTANRGTYKGIVGILVNTNDGADTVTNRGNIEEDSSSKTNVRAYGAVVNKGTFVNFGKIKLNDSLDAQASTLTSEDMKKVNVGIFANSTNKLDTTITNRGDITIGDSTNNKNIGSWAIYGYNVNTDSKEDGTKSKITINRNNYGIYSGDGNVNIKNTKLLVGNDTVLGHVQTTSGVSTAPGAYPINRQTAYANANDLLSGLDKPRELDSAIGVYIDKGSVARNINVSADMDIDRFSYGIVMAEKNGGPATNVTIGDGAYTLDASGKVNSLTATDAPTVVLASNRTAGGQVKSTAPSNPKVPEETKEQGNAVYYYSADTASRGKSWANVTMNGDYNTAYYTKGSMDNFGTIDLRSKYDVDNNNTARGYGNVGIFSANTSAPSTNYGTITTGMSDTVNMEYSAAMAAGRNHYKTDGNFDKTTEEGYIVNRGNIIVKEKEGIGMFATGAGSKAVNYGNIRLEGESAIGMYLDRGAIGENYGEIEGNAQSLKGVVAINGGYIKNYGHINVTGSGSYGIVTDGSRFIVDANGNPTEVLKSTDSRYTSSSAVTAGQTNGNGGTDLYGGKESSIEEGTSGNPKTTGVGTTITAPDIVPITKVSVDGIDTPIFDVESDAANPGDWAKNITVSSSIQTGGTRIIDLSVKNEWGNPVWEHAYKDPLSEVTSIGMYVDTSGVRYTNPIDGIQNLPKLGKVDLYFGPEATLYTNSKAIRIGDKVDVNGNVTKSNILKPFNDALSRLPGGAKVNVLSASLTWQVLAKLDSNNQLSEIYMSKVPYHSFAYDNDKSLVNFTNNLDNIYEIARQESAEKVIFNKLNSLGNGEGHILAQAFDQMRGHIYGGVQQRIKSTSDILGGEISSLRSERNVSKDSNKFKAFGQRNEFKTDTAGMPDWYSNAGGFAFVHEDETVRLGQSSGWSAGVVNNYFTFKDLSKSYENQAMAKVGVFKSIPLDANGTFILSLGGDGFFGRNDMKRRFWVVDQQFRAKASYYSYGAGLNAGLEKSFVVNDGFSIVPNLGIRAEYGRFSSIHEKGDMALNVKSDDYVSVKPSVGIDFRYNQEVFKNSNLTASLGFAYENEIGKLYDVENEARIVGAWTDYFGIRGDKEDKRGNFKSDLKLGLDNGRFGFNVNTGYDSKGHNFRAGMGLKVLY from the coding sequence ATGAGTAATAATTTGCGACAAATTGCAAGAGATTTGCGATCGTTTGTAAAAAGATGTAAAGACGTGCATTATTCTGACAGCCTGCTTATCTCTTTCCTGATAACAGGGCTTTTAACAATTGCGCCAAAGCTTCATGCTGACGTGGCAGACGTGGCAAGCGAACAGCAGGAAGTGACAGCACAGACATACGATGCCATAACAGATCTGCGGCAATCATTCATGCGTGCAAGAAAAGAGAACGAAAAATCATTAAAGGGAGCTCAAAGCGAACTTGTTCAGCTGTTAAGACAAGGGGACCAAGTAATCAAGAGCCCATGGTCATCATTCCAGTTCGGGACAGGATATATGAATAACGACTGGGGAACAACATATAGAGGTAGGGGCGGAAAATTCCTTGAATACTACAAGAGAGACAATGACCTTACCAAGTATGTGTTTGACCCTACTAAGCATTTATATGGGGCAACTAACCTGAATATACCTCGTAACAAGGAGCCGAATTCATTGACAATCAATCCGGCCAATATACATGAGCCTTATAAGCCTTATGTGCCTGAAAGATTGGATAATATCAATGGTCCAACTGCACCATCATTTAGACCTGATATAAAAATAAGTAACCCAGTTTCAACACGTGTAGAAACATATAATTTTAGTGAAAGCAGAAATCCGACTGTAGTATCAGCTCAAGGAGCTAGTAAAACATCTTGGGGGAATTTTGGTGTTGTAACTAATACTACAGGAGCACCATTAGAACCTGATTATACTTTCTCAAGTACTAATTATAAATCATATAATGGATGGGATGGTAATACAGCATCAGATGGATATGAGAGAAATCATATCAATGCTCCAAATGAAACTGCCACTATAACTAATATAGGAGGTTCGGGATGGGGAGCTATGGCATCTATGTGGAATGGACGTGATTTTAGTACTTCAACAGATCTAAATAATGTTCGTAATACAAACTGGAGCTGGTGGTATAATCCAACAACATCTTGGAGTTCAAGTGTTCAATATGAAAACTTAAATGGAACTTCAACATCTAGTATTACACCTGGAGCTAATAATACATTACCGTACTATACGCCTGGAAACTATTGGAACTCAAACCCTTATGTAGACAACCAAAACGTAGGTTATGATTATATTTATGCTAGAAGTGTTAGCACTTGGACTTATCCTGGTTGGTGGAATTGGAGTAATGAAAGTGCTACAAAAACTAATGCCTATAATTATTATATAGATCCAGCTCACCAAGGTGAAAGTATATATGGTACAGGAAATTCTTATACTAGTTATTATAATGCTGCTACATTATCGGGTACTAGATATGTAATATCAGGAGTAACTGGAAATTATGCTACTAAAGCTGACGCCGCCGCCGCCGCTGTTAGTCAACTTATAGATGCTCAACATAATTCATATTGGACTGCTAGATATAATGCATGGAATAATTTTGGAAGCAGTTATTCAGGAACAGGGGCATATAGAGAAACATTAATTTATGCTCCTTCAAATATGAATGTAAATTATACTAATGCATATATTGGAAACAATCATCCAGGTGGTTCATTTATGTTTGTAGGTCCACTTAGTGGTGGTAGTGGAGCAGTTGCAGCTAATATGGAGGCTACCCGTGTTCATTTGTATAACGGTACTTCTACTAAAAATAATGCTGCCTATGTAATTTCCACTTCTGGAGGAACTGATAGAACATTAAAACTTTCTAATGGAAGTTATATTTATGGAGATGGCAGTGGAAATAATATAGGATTTAATATCCAAGCACGTGATTGGAATCCAACAAGCAGTGCTGTAAATATATTTTCAAATGCAGATATGAGTTTTTATGGAAATAATAACTCTGTTTATAAAGTAAATAGTCATCTTGGGAAATTAAATATTAGCAATGGAGATGCTGCTCCTACTGCTGCTACTTTTGGACATGATAATGTTGCTTGGGATAATGGAGCATTTAATACAGGTGTAGTTAGAGTAAATGGAAATAATAATATAGTTTACGATGGTCTTGCTCCTGTTGAAGATAGCGGAGGTTCTAAATTATATCTTTCTGATGTACAAGTTGGTGGAGATAACAACATAATGGTTGCTTTACAACAGCAAGGATATTTCGGTGGAGAGATTAAATTACAAGGTGCTATGGGTGGAGGAGTTATGCCTGCTACTAGAAATAATGTAGCTGTATATGCTAACACTGCTCAAGGTTCTGTTCCTTATAGTGCTTATGCAATAAACAGTACTGGTCAGCCTGCAGGAGATATGTCAAAAGCTGTTGATATTAAAGTTCTTAATGTTGGAATGGGAGCCAACACTTCAAATAGTACATTAGTTTATGCAGATAATGCTACTCAAGTAAATGTATTAGCAGGAGACGCTAACAACAATAATATAATTTCTGATGGTGCTGAGTGGAGATTACCAGATGGTGTTACAACAACAAATGCACTTAATAGAGGTTATGATGTTAAAAGAGGTGCTGTCTCTACCAACGGTGTAATTGGTTATGCAACTGGTGGATTTACTGGAATTGGTAAAAATACTGCTGTTGACACAACTGCTTCATCTACTATTAATTTCAAAGCACCTGTTGATATGGTTTCATTAAATGGTGTTGCATATTATACTCAAGATGGTGGTATTATAACACAAATAAAAGATACTAGAGCTGCTGGTTACAAGTCAATAATTGCCTTAGCTGACGGAGTTGCACAAGGGAAAAATAGATTTTCTGCTTCAACTGTTAAAATAAAAGGTAATATTACAGCCGCTGATAACATTATGTATGTAGATCAAAATGCTTATAATGGTGCTGGGACTTTAGTTGCAAATGGGTATCAAAATATTGGAGGTGCCGCTATAAATGGTGGTTATGTCCTGATAGAAGGTGCAACAACTAATGGAGGAAGCACTATAGAAACTGGTACAGGAGCTAATGCTGCAAGTCCAGGAAAATCATTAATTTATGGTATGGGTGCTTATGCAAAAGGTACTGGTTCTACAGTAATTTATGCGAATGGTGACAATAATACTACAACAGCTGCAGTAAGTGTAGTGAGTGGTGACAGAGGAGCACTTTGGGCAGAAGATAATGGTGCAATAGAATTTAACGGAGAAATTACTCATCAAAATAATGTTGGATTAGGAAAAGTTATTAATACTAAAAATGGAACAACAGATGAACCAAGATTTGGTAGAGGTATCATAACGAATGATTCAGTAGGAGATCGTACTAATGATCACGATTCAATATCACCATTTTATGTAAAAAGAAATTTAAATGCAAATACTTTAGGTTCTAATTCAAATGATACAGCACATATTACATTCAATAAAGATACAACAATCTATATGTATGACGGTATCTTATTAAATGGTAATATCTATGGTTCTACATACAATAACGATAAAGGATATGCTATTTCTGATTATCATAAGGATGTAACAAGTGCTTCTGACCAATGGAAAGCTGCTAAATATAGAGGAATGTCGAAAGTAACAACTGAGATTAAATCTGACAATGTTGTAATTGGAGTTGTTAACCAAGCTAAAGATGAAATAGTATGGACTAGTACTAAAGCAGGAGGGACAGGAGTTCCTGGTACACCATCAACAAACTTTTTAAGTGGAATTGGTGCTTATGCTGGTAACATGGTAATCAAGAATACTGACAATCATAAGATTGACACCACTTTAATTAATGGTTCTTTAAAAATAGATAACGATGTCAATATAGAAGATATTCAAGAAACAAAACCAACTGGAGTAACAGATCCTAAAAATGATACTTTCAATCATATAAAGATGGAAAGTGAAATAGTAACTAACAATAAAAAAGTTAGTGGAGATGCAGCAAACAGAGCTCTTACAGGAGCTGACAATAAAACTAATTATCAAGTTAGAAATGTAGGGTTTGCTTTGGCTAACTCATTAAGCAGATGGGATAATCCAAATAATCAAAATCCAACTTGGATAAAAACATCTAAAGATCAATCTAAATTTGTGAATTTAAAAGAAGTTGACATTTGGGGTGGAAGAAAAGAAGGAACTGAAGCAAAACCAGTAATAACAGGACTTCTTGTAAACTTTGGAACTATTCAAAATGGTGACGGAACTAATAAAGGATATATAAGAGTTGACCATGGAAATGCAATTGTTGGTACTGATGGAAGTGTATTGCAAAATATGAAAGGCAGCGAAATTACAGTTACAGGGCAATATAAAAAACCAACATCAAATGCTCCAACAAGAGGAACTAATGGTAATAGAGGAGATGACACTGATTATGCTGGAGAAAATTATGGTATCGTAGGTATTTCTGATACTTATGAAGTAAGATATAATTATTCTGATTTGATTAACCATAGTGGTACAGATAATTCGGTTAAAATAGAACATGAAGATGCAAAAATCTTTGTTGAAGGTGATCAAGCAACAGGTATTTATGCCGAAAACAGAGGAAATGCTGCAAAAGATAATATAATTATTAATTACAAAAACGGTACTGCTGGTACAAATGGTATTGATGTAAGAAATTCAAATGTTACAAATGCAGATGCCCGTGGAATTGGTATTGCATTAGTAAATAATGTTAAAGATTATGTTAGCAAACTAAATGCAGGTGGAACTATTAACTTGACAGGTGCAAGTGATGGAGCATTCACATTTGGAAATAAAGCAACAAATACAGGACTTGGTTCACTTACTCTTCAAATGGGTAAAAATGATATTTTAACTGGTAAAAATGGTATAGGTATCTATGCAGAGGCTGCTAAGATTAACTTATCTAGTGATAAATTTACAGTAGAAACTCAAGATAACGGTGTAGGATTATGGGGAGTAGACGATACTAATGTCGCAGAAGGTGCTAACCACCAAAAAACTTTCCAATATAACTATAGTGGTGCAAGTAACAAAAATGGATTTGCAATGGCATTTACTGGTAAAAAATCTGGTGTAACAAATGCATCAAATGACTTAGATATTAAATTTACTAACGTAAAAGATACTAATGTAAATTTAGCTTATGAATTAACAGAATCTAAAGCAGCTACACCAACAGCCAATCGTGGAACTTACAAAGGAATTGTAGGTATCTTGGTAAACACTAACGATGGTGCAGATACTGTAACTAACAGAGGTAATATTGAAGAAGATTCATCATCTAAGACTAATGTAAGAGCTTACGGTGCTGTAGTAAATAAGGGAACATTCGTAAACTTTGGTAAGATTAAGCTTAACGACTCGCTAGATGCACAGGCTAGCACGCTAACTTCTGAAGACATGAAGAAAGTTAATGTGGGAATCTTTGCAAACTCTACTAATAAGCTTGATACAACTATCACAAACCGTGGAGATATTACAATTGGAGATTCTACAAACAACAAGAACATAGGAAGCTGGGCTATTTACGGATATAATGTAAATACTGACAGCAAGGAAGATGGAACTAAATCTAAGATTACAATTAACAGAAACAACTACGGTATCTATTCCGGTGACGGAAATGTCAACATTAAGAATACTAAATTGCTAGTTGGTAACGATACAGTTCTAGGGCATGTTCAGACTACATCAGGAGTTTCAACAGCGCCAGGAGCTTACCCTATTAACAGACAGACTGCTTATGCAAATGCAAACGACTTGTTATCTGGACTGGACAAGCCAAGAGAGCTTGACTCTGCAATTGGGGTATATATTGACAAGGGAAGCGTTGCAAGAAACATTAATGTAAGCGCTGACATGGACATTGACAGATTCTCTTACGGTATTGTCATGGCTGAAAAGAATGGAGGACCTGCAACAAACGTAACAATTGGTGATGGTGCCTACACTCTTGACGCAAGCGGAAAGGTTAATTCATTGACAGCGACAGATGCTCCGACAGTTGTACTGGCTTCCAACAGAACTGCAGGAGGACAGGTTAAGTCAACAGCCCCATCAAACCCTAAAGTTCCAGAAGAAACTAAGGAGCAGGGAAATGCAGTGTACTACTATTCAGCAGACACAGCATCAAGAGGTAAGTCATGGGCAAACGTAACAATGAACGGGGATTACAACACAGCCTACTATACTAAAGGTTCAATGGACAACTTCGGAACAATTGACCTGAGATCTAAATATGACGTTGACAACAACAACACAGCAAGAGGGTACGGAAACGTAGGTATCTTCTCGGCAAATACAAGCGCTCCGTCAACAAACTACGGAACAATCACTACAGGTATGTCTGACACTGTAAACATGGAATACTCGGCAGCGATGGCGGCAGGTAGAAACCACTACAAGACAGATGGAAACTTTGACAAGACGACAGAAGAAGGATACATTGTAAACAGGGGAAATATTATCGTCAAGGAAAAAGAAGGTATCGGTATGTTCGCAACTGGTGCAGGGTCTAAGGCAGTAAACTACGGTAATATCCGTCTTGAAGGAGAAAGCGCAATTGGTATGTACCTAGACAGAGGAGCAATTGGGGAAAACTATGGAGAAATCGAAGGTAACGCCCAAAGCTTGAAAGGGGTAGTGGCAATTAATGGAGGTTACATTAAGAACTACGGACATATTAATGTAACAGGATCAGGATCTTACGGAATCGTAACAGACGGATCAAGATTCATCGTAGACGCAAACGGAAACCCAACAGAAGTGCTTAAATCAACAGATTCAAGATATACTTCATCATCTGCCGTGACAGCAGGGCAAACTAATGGAAATGGCGGAACAGACCTTTACGGAGGAAAAGAAAGCTCAATTGAGGAAGGGACAAGCGGAAATCCTAAGACAACAGGTGTCGGAACAACTATAACAGCTCCAGACATCGTGCCTATAACTAAGGTAAGTGTTGACGGAATCGACACGCCAATCTTTGATGTTGAAAGTGATGCGGCAAATCCTGGAGACTGGGCTAAGAACATAACAGTAAGCAGCAGCATTCAAACTGGAGGAACAAGAATAATTGACCTTTCAGTTAAGAATGAATGGGGTAATCCAGTATGGGAACACGCATACAAAGACCCATTGTCAGAAGTAACGTCAATCGGAATGTATGTTGACACGTCAGGAGTCAGATACACTAACCCAATTGACGGAATCCAAAACTTGCCTAAACTAGGAAAAGTTGACTTGTACTTCGGACCGGAAGCTACACTGTATACAAACTCTAAGGCAATCAGAATTGGGGATAAGGTTGATGTAAACGGAAACGTAACTAAGAGCAACATCCTAAAACCATTTAACGATGCATTGTCAAGACTGCCTGGAGGAGCAAAAGTGAACGTTCTTTCTGCAAGCTTGACTTGGCAAGTATTAGCAAAACTTGACTCTAACAACCAGTTGTCAGAAATTTACATGAGTAAAGTTCCTTATCATTCATTCGCATATGATAATGACAAGTCTCTAGTAAACTTCACAAACAACTTGGACAACATTTATGAAATCGCAAGACAGGAAAGCGCTGAAAAAGTTATCTTCAACAAGCTGAACAGCTTAGGTAACGGAGAAGGGCATATATTGGCTCAAGCATTTGACCAAATGAGAGGTCACATTTATGGTGGAGTTCAACAAAGAATCAAGTCTACATCAGATATTCTAGGTGGAGAAATCAGCAGCTTGAGAAGTGAAAGAAACGTTTCCAAGGATTCTAACAAGTTCAAGGCATTTGGACAAAGAAACGAATTCAAGACAGATACAGCAGGAATGCCAGACTGGTACAGCAATGCAGGAGGATTTGCGTTTGTTCATGAAGATGAGACTGTAAGACTTGGACAGTCATCAGGATGGTCAGCAGGTGTAGTAAACAACTACTTCACATTCAAGGATCTATCTAAATCATATGAAAACCAGGCAATGGCAAAAGTTGGAGTGTTCAAGTCAATCCCGCTTGACGCAAACGGAACATTCATACTTAGCCTAGGTGGAGATGGATTCTTTGGAAGAAATGACATGAAACGTAGATTCTGGGTAGTGGATCAACAGTTCAGAGCGAAAGCAAGCTACTACTCTTACGGTGCAGGGCTTAATGCAGGGCTTGAAAAATCATTTGTAGTAAATGACGGATTCAGCATAGTTCCAAATTTAGGAATCAGAGCGGAATACGGAAGATTCTCGTCAATCCATGAAAAAGGTGACATGGCATTGAACGTCAAGAGCGACGACTACGTTTCAGTTAAGCCAAGCGTAGGAATTGACTTCAGATACAATCAGGAAGTATTCAAGAATTCAAACTTGACAGCAAGCTTAGGATTTGCGTATGAAAACGAAATTGGAAAACTATACGATGTTGAAAATGAAGCAAGAATAGTAGGAGCATGGACAGACTACTTTGGAATAAGAGGAGACAAGGAAGACAAGAGAGGAAACTTCAAGTCAGACTTGAAACTTGGACTGGACAATGGAAGATTCGGATTCAACGTAAACACAGGATACGATTCAAAAGGTCACAATTTCAGAGCAGGAATGGGCTTGAAAGTATTGTACTAA
- a CDS encoding ABC transporter substrate-binding protein, translated as MKKIMRGVLLFGMLGGMLLSCGNKKGNDSQEQKKDSKVSEKVYKIGLSQIVDHPALNAAKQGFKDALAKAGVKADYDDKIANNDMSNQTLIMQQFAADKKDLVFAITTPTAQAAKNQVGHETPVVFGSVTDPKSAGLEGIPNVTGTSGAAPVTENLKLMRELLPGAKKIGIIYNSSEQNSVSEVNNLKKLAGKYGFTVIEKAVTNGTEMVAAANLIAKDIDIYYAIQDNTVASYFAAILDVFNKSKIPVLATNNVFSNAGGLISQGTTDYNIGYRSGEIAAEILLKGKKPSEIPIETVKNLQIEINKQNMESLGIKIPDSILKQAKMVETKK; from the coding sequence ATGAAAAAAATTATGAGAGGTGTACTGTTATTCGGTATGTTAGGAGGAATGCTTTTGTCTTGTGGAAATAAGAAGGGTAATGATTCTCAAGAGCAAAAAAAGGATTCTAAAGTTAGTGAAAAAGTTTATAAAATTGGGCTGTCGCAAATTGTGGATCATCCAGCGTTGAATGCGGCAAAGCAAGGATTTAAGGATGCGTTGGCTAAGGCTGGAGTGAAGGCTGATTATGATGATAAGATTGCAAATAATGATATGAGTAACCAGACTTTGATTATGCAGCAGTTTGCAGCAGACAAGAAGGATTTGGTTTTTGCAATTACTACTCCAACGGCACAGGCGGCTAAGAATCAAGTTGGGCATGAAACACCAGTTGTATTTGGATCAGTTACAGATCCTAAGAGTGCAGGGCTTGAAGGAATCCCAAATGTTACAGGAACAAGCGGCGCAGCACCAGTTACTGAAAATTTGAAATTAATGAGAGAGTTGTTACCAGGAGCTAAGAAAATAGGGATAATTTATAATTCATCTGAACAAAATTCGGTTTCTGAAGTAAATAATTTGAAAAAGCTGGCAGGGAAATATGGATTTACAGTAATTGAAAAGGCTGTTACAAATGGTACAGAAATGGTTGCGGCTGCAAATCTTATTGCAAAAGATATTGATATTTATTATGCTATTCAAGACAATACGGTAGCTTCATATTTTGCGGCAATACTTGATGTGTTTAATAAATCAAAAATACCAGTTCTAGCTACAAATAACGTATTCTCCAATGCAGGAGGGCTAATTTCCCAAGGAACTACCGATTATAACATTGGTTACCGTTCTGGTGAAATTGCAGCAGAAATTTTATTAAAAGGCAAAAAACCAAGCGAGATTCCAATAGAAACTGTTAAAAATCTTCAAATAGAAATTAATAAGCAAAATATGGAATCATTGGGTATAAAAATACCGGACAGCATTTTAAAACAGGCTAAGATGGTAGAAACTAAAAAATAA